Proteins from a genomic interval of Qipengyuania sp. JC766:
- a CDS encoding EAL domain-containing protein: MTETATSVESLLTAAHARMEPLQNASVDRILRAVREHLGTEIAFVSRYLEGGMKELTHVDSDLDLPMGPGFVDPRENSYCWHIAEGRLPELIQDPADHPFTATMAITEFLPVGCHLNTPLRLSDGTIYGSFCCLSRTPDRSMTERDLGVLRAFAALAVEQIELTLETDQRAVIVREAIDAVIAASAVTILQQPIHSLATGHPVGAECLSRFPDAAERGPDCWFDEAAEVGLGVELEMLAFRSALATARHVPSDCYLSINASPDAILSGEVLRAIDAIPGRNIVVEVTEHQAIPDFVEMKAALDKLRGHARIAIDDVGAGYAGMRHLVDLEPDLLKLDMSLARDVHKDRARRALVSAMVAFAGSIGAKLVAEGVECAEEAAVLAELGVDYAQGYHFARPMPVVAVTQHLMRVATEPDQERIVRAARKEERRRA, translated from the coding sequence GTGACCGAGACCGCAACCAGTGTCGAAAGCCTTCTGACTGCAGCCCATGCCCGCATGGAGCCGCTCCAGAACGCATCCGTGGACCGCATCCTGCGTGCGGTACGTGAACATCTCGGGACGGAAATCGCGTTCGTCTCACGATATCTCGAAGGCGGGATGAAGGAACTGACGCATGTCGATTCCGATCTGGACCTGCCGATGGGGCCCGGCTTCGTCGATCCGCGCGAGAACAGCTATTGCTGGCATATCGCGGAAGGGAGGCTGCCCGAACTTATCCAGGACCCCGCCGATCATCCCTTCACGGCGACGATGGCGATTACCGAATTCCTGCCGGTCGGCTGCCACCTGAACACACCGCTGCGACTGTCCGACGGGACGATCTACGGCAGTTTCTGCTGCCTGAGCCGAACACCCGACCGCTCCATGACCGAGCGGGATCTGGGCGTGTTGCGGGCCTTTGCCGCACTCGCGGTCGAGCAGATCGAATTGACGCTGGAAACAGATCAGCGCGCCGTCATCGTGCGCGAGGCGATCGATGCCGTCATCGCGGCGAGCGCGGTTACGATCCTCCAACAGCCGATCCACTCCCTTGCCACGGGCCATCCGGTGGGTGCCGAATGCCTGTCCCGCTTCCCCGACGCCGCCGAACGCGGCCCGGACTGCTGGTTCGATGAGGCAGCGGAAGTCGGTCTGGGCGTCGAACTCGAGATGCTGGCCTTCAGGTCCGCTCTCGCAACGGCCCGGCATGTGCCCTCCGACTGCTACCTTTCGATCAACGCGTCGCCCGACGCGATCCTTTCAGGTGAAGTCCTGAGGGCGATCGATGCCATTCCGGGGCGGAACATCGTGGTCGAAGTGACCGAACACCAGGCGATCCCCGATTTCGTGGAGATGAAAGCGGCACTCGACAAGCTGCGCGGCCATGCCCGCATCGCGATCGACGATGTCGGGGCCGGCTATGCCGGGATGCGCCACCTCGTCGATCTGGAACCGGACCTGCTGAAACTCGACATGAGCCTCGCGCGCGATGTCCACAAGGATCGCGCCCGGCGGGCGCTGGTTTCTGCCATGGTGGCTTTCGCCGGATCCATCGGCGCCAAGCTGGTGGCCGAAGGCGTCGAATGTGCCGAGGAAGCGGCAGTCCTTGCCGAACTGGGCGTCGATTACGCGCAAGGGTATCACTTCGCCCGGCCGATGCCGGTGGTTGCAGTCACCCAGCACCTGATGCGGGTTGCTACCGAGCCGGACCAGGAACGTATCGTAAGGGCCGCTCGCAAAGAAGAACGCCGCCGCGCCTAA
- a CDS encoding HWE histidine kinase domain-containing protein, which produces MNVDFKEVLDHSPNPYVLLDAELVLVWANKAYLTVTGREWSDIGGRQMFDAFPSTGESHDQLESSLNRVLETGEPDELAHIRYDIPNSSGGFDTHVWSATHTPIKDQGGAVTHVLQHTVQITGMETSKRGRDAAGIARRAEAVERRYRGASQELERVRLLLEQAPGFVAVLSGKEHRFVMANAAYRQLIGHRELVGRTVAEALPEVIDQGFVDVLDQVLESGDPYIGKRQLVMLGSADDADLKARHLEFIFQPIHGREGFEGIYIQGYDVSEEVVAEEHQRILINELNHRVKNTLAVVQGLAQQSFRRGRADPALNVFTDRLAALASAHTLLTEQNWESADLKQIVCGSLKATAGDDEGRYTVSGPAVVLQPQAAVTLSMVIHELCTNALKYGALSGNDGHVAIDWTVATEGDARVLNFKWKESGGPPVSEPETTGFGSRLIQRGLAGTNDNVELEFHRDGLRCRIRANV; this is translated from the coding sequence ATGAATGTTGATTTCAAGGAGGTTCTCGATCACTCGCCGAACCCCTACGTTCTGCTGGATGCCGAACTCGTACTTGTGTGGGCGAACAAGGCCTATCTGACGGTTACGGGTCGAGAATGGTCCGATATCGGTGGTCGGCAGATGTTCGATGCTTTTCCGAGCACCGGCGAGAGCCATGACCAGCTGGAATCGTCCCTCAATCGCGTTCTCGAAACCGGCGAGCCGGACGAACTTGCCCATATCCGGTATGACATTCCCAACTCGTCAGGGGGCTTCGACACGCATGTCTGGAGCGCGACCCACACGCCGATCAAGGATCAGGGTGGCGCAGTGACCCATGTGCTGCAGCACACTGTCCAGATCACCGGCATGGAGACGAGCAAGCGAGGCCGGGATGCGGCCGGCATCGCGCGCCGGGCCGAAGCGGTCGAACGCAGATATCGCGGGGCGTCGCAGGAGCTCGAGCGGGTCAGGCTGCTCCTTGAGCAGGCACCCGGCTTCGTCGCCGTTCTGAGCGGTAAGGAACATCGGTTCGTCATGGCGAATGCTGCCTATCGGCAGCTAATCGGCCATCGCGAGCTGGTCGGAAGGACCGTGGCCGAGGCGTTGCCGGAAGTCATCGACCAAGGGTTTGTTGATGTCCTCGATCAGGTACTCGAAAGCGGGGACCCGTATATCGGCAAGCGACAGCTCGTAATGCTGGGGTCTGCCGATGATGCCGATCTCAAGGCCCGGCACTTGGAATTCATTTTCCAGCCCATTCATGGGCGCGAGGGATTTGAAGGTATCTACATCCAGGGCTACGACGTCAGCGAAGAAGTCGTGGCCGAAGAGCACCAGCGCATCCTGATCAACGAATTGAACCATCGGGTGAAGAACACCCTTGCCGTGGTTCAGGGTCTTGCCCAGCAATCGTTCCGAAGGGGGCGTGCGGACCCGGCGCTCAACGTGTTCACCGATCGCCTGGCTGCGCTTGCCAGCGCCCATACCCTCTTAACCGAGCAGAACTGGGAATCGGCGGACCTAAAGCAAATCGTGTGCGGCTCGTTGAAAGCGACCGCGGGCGACGACGAGGGACGCTACACTGTCAGCGGCCCTGCCGTGGTGCTGCAACCGCAGGCTGCGGTGACCTTGTCGATGGTGATACACGAATTGTGTACCAACGCGCTGAAATACGGGGCGCTGTCCGGGAACGATGGTCATGTCGCTATTGATTGGACCGTCGCGACAGAAGGGGATGCGCGCGTGTTGAATTTCAAATGGAAGGAATCAGGCGGTCCTCCCGTATCGGAACCCGAGACCACCGGGTTCGGATCGCGTCTCATCCAGCGCGGGCTGGCCGGGACGAACGACAATGTGGAACTGGAATTCCATCGCGATGGCCTTCGTTGCCGGATAAGGGCGAACGTGTGA
- a CDS encoding response regulator, protein MFEGKRILILEDEPIIAFDLEDLLMAENAKVAVAGSVDGAFASLEKQTFDFAVLDVNLHGTKSYPFASRLVDEGVPFLFATGYGDAEHPAEFAHVPTIMKPYRLSQIKDAASRTLLGKRS, encoded by the coding sequence ATGTTCGAAGGGAAACGAATCCTCATCCTAGAAGACGAGCCGATCATCGCGTTCGACCTGGAGGATCTTCTGATGGCCGAGAATGCAAAGGTGGCCGTCGCAGGTTCGGTCGACGGTGCCTTTGCATCGCTGGAAAAACAGACCTTCGATTTCGCCGTTCTCGACGTCAATCTTCACGGAACGAAGAGCTACCCGTTCGCTTCGAGACTTGTCGACGAGGGTGTCCCGTTCCTTTTCGCGACGGGCTATGGCGATGCGGAGCATCCAGCGGAATTCGCCCATGTACCCACTATCATGAAGCCGTATCGCCTCTCGCAGATCAAGGACGCGGCTTCGCGGACGCTTCTAGGCAAGCGCTCCTGA
- a CDS encoding PepSY domain-containing protein, translating into MKIKSTLASAMAIGTMVLAAPAIAQDRPPTAEERAAIEMALKDAGFVSWEEIELDDDGPYWDIDDARTADGLRYDLKLAPDTLEIIERDLED; encoded by the coding sequence ATGAAAATCAAATCCACTCTCGCAAGCGCCATGGCCATCGGAACGATGGTGCTGGCGGCGCCCGCGATCGCGCAGGATCGTCCGCCTACGGCCGAAGAACGCGCCGCGATCGAAATGGCGCTGAAGGACGCAGGCTTCGTATCCTGGGAGGAAATCGAACTCGACGATGACGGTCCGTACTGGGACATCGACGATGCGCGCACCGCCGACGGCCTGCGCTACGACCTCAAGCTCGCACCGGATACGCTCGAGATAATCGAGCGCGATCTGGAAGACTGA